From Humibacter ginsenosidimutans, a single genomic window includes:
- a CDS encoding SDR family NAD(P)-dependent oxidoreductase: protein MDLHLRERRALIMGAAGGIGSAVAEAFTAEGVHLALVDRSAPNGLASSLSDGGHRAVALAADATDESQVERAVADAAEALGGLDLVIGCAGISGPFGTDLVDTTLDDWRRVFDVNVTGAFLLLKHALPVLRAGTDPAAVFVASDSALVAAGGMAAYCASKAALVQLMRAASVEEDAVRITAVCPSIVDTPMSRGDLGLDGGFGDVDYPVQSARDVAAEIAFLASPVARAVDATTLVSDFGYTARSSFPA, encoded by the coding sequence ATGGACCTGCATCTGCGCGAACGGCGTGCCCTGATCATGGGGGCGGCCGGTGGCATAGGGAGTGCCGTGGCAGAGGCGTTCACGGCGGAAGGCGTGCACCTGGCGCTTGTCGACCGCAGTGCCCCGAACGGCCTGGCGTCCTCGCTCTCCGACGGCGGACATCGCGCAGTGGCGCTCGCCGCCGATGCGACCGACGAGTCGCAGGTCGAGCGCGCGGTGGCCGACGCCGCCGAGGCGCTCGGCGGACTCGACCTCGTGATCGGCTGCGCCGGCATCTCCGGCCCGTTCGGCACCGACCTCGTCGACACGACCCTGGATGACTGGCGGCGCGTCTTCGACGTGAACGTCACGGGCGCGTTCCTGCTGCTCAAGCACGCGCTTCCCGTGCTGCGGGCCGGCACCGATCCGGCCGCGGTCTTCGTGGCGAGCGACTCCGCCCTGGTGGCGGCAGGCGGGATGGCGGCGTACTGCGCGTCGAAGGCGGCGCTCGTGCAGCTGATGCGCGCGGCATCCGTCGAAGAAGACGCGGTGCGCATCACCGCGGTGTGCCCGTCGATCGTCGACACCCCGATGAGCAGGGGAGACCTCGGGCTCGACGGAGGCTTCGGTGACGTCGACTACCCGGTGCAGTCGGCGCGCGACGTCGCGGCCGAGATCGCGTTCCTCGCCTCGCCGGTGGCCAGGGCAGTCGACGCGACCACCCTCGTCAGCGACTTCGGCTACACGGCACGATCGAGTTTTCCGGCGTAG